Part of the Sulfurimonas denitrificans DSM 1251 genome is shown below.
CGTGATGGAAGTTTTACATTTGATAGAGAGAGAGATTTGGTAACTGCTGATGGGTATTATGTTCTAGGAACAATGGGTAAAAATATCAATAACGGTGTCTTAAGTGAACAGTTAGCCGAAATACCTCTAGCAAATGTATCTGAGCAACAAAAACTGCGCTTTCCAGATAAACTCACTTATCCAGTTGAGCCGACAAGCGAAGCTAAGTTTTTTGGAAATTTAGGTGTTACTGATAATATAAGAGTTATAAGCGCTAAAGCTATAGATTCACAAAGCAACACAAATAGTATAAGACTAGAGTTTAAGAAGAGCAATCCACAGACCTCCCCTGGAGTTCAGTGGGATGTTACAGCGACAGCACAAAGTTCTGGTGTTAAAACAGAATATAATGAACAAACAAGTGAGACAACTTATCTTCCAGATGAAATTTATGATACACAAAAAGGAGTGGTTTCATTTGATAATAGTGGAATTATCATATCAAATACATTATCAACTGTAAATAACAATGGTACTCCAGTGAAAATAGATTTAGGAAGTGGTTTTAATGGTCTTATATCCATGGATAACCCTTTTAGCGGCTCAAGCACTTCTAATGGAACACAATCAGGCGAACTTCAAGGCTACGATATAAATAAAAACGCTCAGATTGTAGCTACTTTCTCTAATGGTATGCAGAGTGCGATAGGATCTGTTGCGGTGTACCATTTTCAAAATGACAAAGCTCTAGAGAGAGCTGGTGGCTCAAGATTTAGCGAATCAACAAATAGCGGTAAGCCTATATTTTTTAAAGATGCGAATGGAAAAAATATAGTAGGTACAGATTTAAGCAATTTTAAATTAGAGGGCTCAAACGTACGCATGGAAGTAGCGCTGACCGAGATAATTGTTATGCAAAGATCTTACGATGCAAATTCAAAATGTATAACAACAGCAGATCAGATGTTACAAAAAGCTCTTAGTATGCATAGGTAGTCCAACTATAATAGAGTTGGAACACTAAATGCTAAATAATTATACAAGTAAAAAACATCTTTGCTTCTCTCTCTGCAGAGAAGTTTTAGTGCCAAAAAAGGCTGTTATATAGGAGCTAAGATGCTCTTAGTGTTTAAAAAACTTAATATATAGGGAGTTCACCATGTTAAAATCACTTTTTGCTGGAGTCTCAGGACTACAATCGCACCAAGTTGCGATGGACGTAGAATCAAATAATATCGCAAACGTTAATACGGTTGGATACAAATATTCTCGTGCAAACTTCTCAGATCTTTTAGCACAAACAAGAGCAATCGCAACAGCACCTCAGGGGGAACTTGGCGGTAAAAATCCAGTTCAAGTTGGTCTTGGTGCTACTGTTAGTTCAATGACTCGTATCTTTTCTCAAGGTTCAGTACAAAATTCCGATAAAAATACTGACGTTGCTATTCAAGGCGATGGCTTTTTTATTATCTCTCCAGATGGTGGAAATACATACAAATATACACGTGCAGGGGATTTTAAGTTTGATGCTGGCGGAAACTTTGTTGACAATAATGGGTTTATTGTTCAAGGATGGTTAAGAGATAGAGCAACAGGTTTTGTTGATGCAACAGCGCCTATTACAAATATAAATATCCCTCCAGGGCTTACAACTCCAGCGTCTCCTACACAACATGTAGTTATTAAAGCAAACTTAAATTCAGGTCCACTTGTAAAAACTTACTCACCTGCTTATGAGGTAAAGAGTTATCCAACTGGGACACCTCTTCCTAACCCAGAAGCAATAGATGAAAATGGTAACCCAATTGATTCTGGTAATATGGGAGTGCTTTTTAATGACTCTGGAGAAGCATTTAATTTGCAAACAGGTCAAGGTATCTGGGCATCGTTTACTCCTACAAAAACAGCTGCCACAGCTGGTGTAGCAGCAGGAGCAGTAGAGTTAGATATAACATTAGAACTTGATGATGGAACTCTAAAGCAGATAACTACAAATGGTGGACTCGCAGGAAACACAGCTGCTGATAATGCGGCACGTTATGTCTCGGCAATCAATGCTCAAACATCAGTAACTGGGATAATTGCTACATATAGTGGTGGTTTTATCAACCTTGCAAACTCTAACTCAGATATAAATGCTTCTCATAACATCAGAATAAATGCTGTAGGAAACGCAAACAGTGGTTTAGTTGTTGGAGACTCTGCAACCACTGCTTATAGATATCAGTATGATCCAACAGGTGCAGTGACAGTAGCAGGCGGTGATAAGAAATTTACAACTATCGCAGATTTGCGTGAAGCTTTGGAGAATCAAGCTCGTGCTGTAGGTAATCTCGATGCTGATGCTACACCTGATGAAAATAATATTGAGATAAAAATAAATGCTCAAGGTAAATTTGAACTATCAAATCCAGGTGGTTCACAAGATGGTGATTATGATATTAATCTATCAATTACAGGGATGAATGCCAACAGTATTACAGGCGGTGGAATAACTGAAAATACTAAATTTACTAGAAATATGGAAGCATTAAACGCAACACTTCCTGCAGGGAGTACTGGAAAGGCATTTTCACAAAGTTTTAATGCTGCAACTCACTCTGCAAGCATTGATATTTTTGACTCTCTTGGTTCAAAACATACACTAAGAACAGAGTTTAGAAAAGTTGCAGTTGATGCTTCAACAGGGAGTTCATGGAATATGAAGATAAGTGTTCCCGAGCCTGCAACTATTGATTCAGTTGCGCCTTATAATGAAAAAACAGGCTTTGTTCGCTTTAACAGTGATGGTTCACTTGCAACTTTTAATCCGCCAAACGTCTCTTTTACAGCAAATAACGGTTCAGCTGCAAATCAGCAAGTAGCAATTAAACTTGGTACTTCTAACAGTTTTGATGGGATGACGAGCTTTGACTCCAAATCAGCAACATCAGGAATTTCTCAAGATGGATTTACTGGTGGAGATTTAGTTGGTATCAGAATTGATCAAAGTGGAACGCTAATTGGGTCATTTAGCAATGGTAGAAGTTTTGGTCTTGCACAAATTGGTATGGCAAAGTTTACCAACAACGAAGGACTATCTACTGAGGGCGGCAATGTTTATGTACAGACTGCAAACTCAGGAGATCCAATCATCGGAACAGCTGCAACAGCTGGACGTGGATTTATGCAAGCAGCCGCACTTGAAGCTTCAAATGTGGATTTGTCTTTGGCACTTACACAGCTCATTATTATACAAAGAGGTTATCAGGCAAATGGTAAAACGATTACAACTTCAGATCAGCTTCTTCAAACTCTAATCGGACTAAAACAGTAAGTTTAACTCCTTTTTGATATAATTCTTTTTCTTTTTAAAAGCAAGCTTTAGCTGCTATAGCGGCGTGAGCGTAGCTAAACGAACTTGTTCGTTTAGCGTTTTTAATTTAATAAAAATGAAGGAATTATTATGCTCTTTTCTGCTCCTCTAAAATCAAACTCAAAAAAAATTATGCTCTTAGGCTCTGGTGAACTAGGTCGTGAAGTTGCTATTGAAGCCCAAAGACTCGGTCTTGAAGTTATAGCAGTTGATAGATACCAAAATGCTCCAGCGCATAGCGTTGCACATAGAAGTTATGTTGTAAATATGCAAGATAAAGATGCGCTTTTAGAGATAATATATCGTGAAAAACCAGACTATATTTTGCCAGAGATTGAAGCTATAAGTATTGATGCACTATTTGAGGCTGAAGATAAGGGCTATAACGTTATCCCAAATGCAAATGCTGTTAGCAAAACTATGAACAGAAAAAATATCCGCACCTTTGCTGCTGAAGTTTTAGAGCTTAAAACGGGTGCTTATGAGTTTGTAACAACAAAAGAGATGTTAGTATCTGCTGCAGGACGCTTGGGCTTTCCGTGTGTTATAAAGCCTGTTATGAGCAGTTCTGGCCATGGGCAGAGTGTTGCAAGAAGTGCTTCTGATATAGATGCTTCTTGGGAGATAGCAAAAGAGGCTAGAGGCGATGCAAGTGAGCTAATTGTTGAAGCTTTTGTAGATTTTGATTATGAGATAACTATGCTAACCGCAAGAAATGGCAAAGAGACAGTTTTTTGTGAGCCTATCGGGCATGAACAACGTGATGGAGACTATGTTTTCTCATGGCAACCGATGCAGATGAGTGAAATCGCAAAGCAAAGAGCCGAGGATATGGCTAAGAAGATAACTGACGGACTTGGCGGTCGTGGTCTTTTTGGTGTTGAACTGTTTATAAAAGGGGATGAGGTCTATTTTTCAGAAGTATCTCCTCGTCCGCACGATACAGGAATGGTAACGCTTATAACGCAATCGCAAAGTGAGTTTGCACTCCATTTAAGAGCTGTTCTTGGGCTTCCTCTTGAATTTACATTTTATGGAGAGGGTGCAAGTGCGGCATTCAAATCAGAGGTTCATAACTTCTCGCCAGTTATACATGTAGATGAGAGCCTCTTTAGCAAAAATAGTTTTGTTAGAATTTTTGGCAAACCAGAAGCTCACAAAGGGCGAAGACTCGCAGTTGCATTAGTTTTTGACAAAGCAGAACAAGCGCTCCAAAGAGCAAGAGAGCTTATAACAAAGGTTAAGGATAGTTAGTTGAAGATTGTAATTTTAGATGCTCTTACCTTTGGAGATAGTGACTTAAGCACATTCTACTCGCTTGGGGATACTCAAATATTTCAAACAACTTTATCTTCCCAACTGCAAGAGCGCATAAAAGATGCTGATGTTATAGTTACTAACAAGGTAGTTATAACAGATGAGCATATGCAAAATACACCATCTCTAAAACTAATCTGTGTTGCTGCTACTGGCATGAATAATGTAGATTTAGAGGGTGCAAAAAAAAGAGCCATAGAGGTAAAAAATGTCTCTGGCTACTCAAGTGATTCTGTGATTCAGCATACATTTTCTATGCTTTTTTATCTTATAGGGCACTCAAAATATTATGACAACTATGTAAAAAATGGCTCTTATGCAAAGAGTGAGATTTTTACAGATGTATCACGTCCATTTTTTGAGATAAAAGGCAAGAAATGGGGTATTATAGGCTTGGGTGAGATAGGTAGAGGTGTTGCAAATATAGCAAAAACTTTTGGTGCAGAGATTCTCTACTACTCAACAAGCAAGAAAAACCAAAATAACCAATACACATCTGTCTCGCTTGATGAGTTACTAAAAAGCTGTGATATCATCTCCATACATGCACCGCTTAATGAAAACACACTCAATCTTTTAGATTATAAAGAGTTGCAGATGTGCAAAGATGGTGCGGTTATCTTAAATCTTGGTCGTGGTGGCATTATCAACGAAGAGGCGGTTTCACGCATAGTTGATGAGAGAGACATTCTCTTTGGTTTGGATGTTTTAAGCCGTGAGCCAATAGAGTCAAACAACCCACTCCTACATGTTAAAAATAGAGACAACCTCTACATAACACCACATATCGCTTGGACTAGCATAGAGGCAAGGAAAACCCTTATTGATGGCGTTACAAGCAATATAAAATCTTTTTATGAGAAAAACAAATAACAGAAATAGCACTCTTTTTATCTGCCTTCTTGGCAGCTACAATCCTTCCATTTAGCTCTGAGATAAGCTTTGTTGCAGCGCTAGAGAGTGGTATGAGCGTAAAAAATGCTATGTTTTTTGCTTCAAGCGGAAATATTTTAGCCATTATCCTAAACTACTCTTTAGGCTATCTACTTTATGAAAAAACAAAAACAAAACTTCTTAGCTCAAAAATCGGCAGAGTTTCATACAAGTATGGGCATAGCTATGGTTATGTGGCACTGCTTTTTTCATGGCTTCCAATCATAGGTGACCCGCTCACGTTAGTTGCTGGTGTTTTAAGATTGAATTTTATATATTTTATCCTCATAAGTGCCTCACTTAGGGTGCTTAGATACTACTTTTTAACTCTTATGCTATAATCTAGTAGATTAAATATAGGGGTTTTGTGATGAGATATGTGGCTGCTCTGCTTTTTTGTATTTCACTTTATGCTTCACAAAAACCGCTAGATAAAGTCTCTATTCAACTTCAATGGCTAGATCAGTTTCAGTTTGCAGGTTACTATATGGCACAAGAGAAGGGTTTTTACAAGGAAGCTGGTCTTGATGTAGAGATAAAAAAATATGGTGTTGATATTGATATTGTTGAAGAGGTACTCAGTAGAAAAACAACTTACGGTATAGGTCGCTCAAGCCTTGTTTGGTATAACTCAAAAGGTAAAAAAATAACTCTTTTAAGTGCAACGTTTCAGTCATCTCCAATGGTTTTGTTAGCTCTTAAATCTTCAAATATAAAAAGTATAAAAGATTTTACAGATAAGAAAATAATGATGACGATAGATGCTCTTGAGAGTGCTCCAATATACGCCATGATAAGATCTGCGCAAGTCGATGATAAGAGGGTTAATTTTGTAAATCACTCTTTAAATTTTGAGGATTTAATTCAAAAAAAAGTGGATTTATATGCTGGATATAGCTCGAATGAGCCTTTTATGTTAAAAGAGAGAGAAATAGATTTTGAAGTTTTCTCTCCATTAGAGAGTGGTTTTGATTTTTATAGTGATATTCTCTTTACTTCGCAAGAAGAAGCAGAGAAAAATCCAGAGCGAACAAAAAATTTTAAAGATGCCTCCATTCGTGGATGGGAATACGCATTTAAAAATATAGATGAGACAGTCTCTATCATTTATGAAAAATACAACCCTTTAAAAAAATCAAAAGATGCTCTAAAATTTGAAGCACTTGAACTTAAAAAACTAGCCTACATAAATGAAATTCCTCTGGGCACAATTGAAAAAGATAAGATAAGAAGAATTTTAGATGTTTATAGAATCATGGGTCTTGTTGGCTCAAATATAGATATTGATGAGTTTATATTTAATCAAGATGAGATATTTTATACGCAAAAAGAGAGGGAGTTTTTAAAAGAGAAAAAAGAGCTTAGAGTTTGTGCTATCTCAAGACTTCTTCCATTTAGTGACATTAAAGAGGATAAATTTATAGGAATTTGCTCAGATGTTTTAAATCTAACAAAAGAGCATGTAAAAATCCCATATAAGATAATATATGCCTCTAGTTGGGAAGAAAATCTAAAAAATCTAAAAAACAATAGATGTGATATTTTACCAATGGGAACACAAAGGCTTAAAAAAGAGTCTCTGTTGGTTGTTTCGCCATACTATAACGAGCAACTAGCAGTAGTTACTAAAAAATCTCAAAACTATATAGTGGATATTAAACATATATTTGATAAAAAGTTTGTAGCAATAAAGGGAAACCCTTTTATCGAAGAGCTAAAAATAAAATATCCAATGTTAAATATATCTTATGTAAAATCTCTCCAAGAAGGGTTTGAGAGTGTTGAGCAGGGTGATTATTATGGATATATAGATACATTGATTTCGGCTGCTTATGCTTTTAAAAATATCTCTAATGGCAATTTGAAAATCTCTGGGTCGTTTGATGAAAAAATAGGTGTTGGATTTGGATTTAGAGAAGATGATAAAGAGCTACATACTATTTTTCAAAAAGTATCAAAAGAGATAAAATCTTCAGATGTAGATAATATTATAAATAAATGGATTTCAGTTAACTATATCAAAAGTATAAAATTTGAGTATCTACAAGAGATACTCTCTGCTCTTTTTTTAATAACTCTGCTCTTTTTTTATAGACAGCATCTCTCAAATAAGAAAAATAAGGAGTTAGAAGCTCTGAAAAATGAACTGCAGCTCAAGGTTAAAGAGGCGATAGCAGATATACAAAAAAAAGATATCTATATGCTGCATAAATCAAGATTAGCACAGATGGGAGAGATGATAAGTATGGTAGCACATCAGTGGAAGCAGCCTCTTAGCTCTATTTCAGCGCTTCAAATATCTCTTTTAATGACAATAGAGTTAGAAGAGTATGATCTCTCAGATGAAAAGCAACGAGAGGATTTTTTACTCTATTTTCAGGAGAGATTAAAAAAAATAGGGAAGCAGACGCAAGCACTCAGTATGATTATTTCTGATTTTAGTGATTTTTATAAACCAAACAAGCAGCAAGAACTAATTGCACTAAATAATTTAGTGCTAAAGGCATATAAGCTCTTAGAAGATAATTTGCAAGCAGAAGAGATAGATTTATGCTTAGAACTTGGCTCAAAAAATAGCGTTTTAGCATATAAAAATGAGTTTATTCAAGTTCTTTTAAATGTTATAAATAATGCAAGAGAGCAGTTAAGCCAAAGAAACAGAGCAGATGCGCAAATACTTATAAAGAGTTATGATAGAGATGATATCTGCATCTTAGAGATAAGCGATAACGGAGGCGGTGTTGATGAGAGTATAAAAGATAAAATTTTTGACCCATATTTCTCAACAAAATTTGATAAAAACGGTACAGGGCTTGGTCTTCACATGTCAAAGAGTATCATAGAACAACATCATGGAGGAAAAATATATCTGCAAAATATAGAAAATGGTGCAAAATTTATTATAGAGTTACAAGCAAGTGAGGATAAAGATGAAAAATAGAGTAATAATAGGAGCTGGTGGAGCTGGACTTGTTGCAGCGCTTAGTGCGCATGAGAGTGGCGCAAAAGTTACTATAATAACAAAAGAGTATCCAACAAGAAGTCAAACATGTATGGCTCAAGGTGGTATAAATGCGGCTCTCTCTAACGTAGATGAAGATAGTGCAGAGTTACATGTACAAAACACACTAAAGTCGGCGCATTTTTTGGCAGATTATGAAGCGGTTAATTTTTTGTGTAAGAGTGCGCCAGAGGCTATTGCGTGGTTAGACAGTATAGGCGTACCTTTTAGTAGAACAAAAGATGGAAAAATTGCCCAAAGAAAGTTAGGCGGGGCATCAGCTTCTAGAGCTTGTTATGCGCAGGACTATACTGGGCTGAAAATACTCCATACACTTTATGATAGATGTGTAGCAGGTGGAATCGAGTTTTTAAATGAGAGATATCTGCTGGATTTTATAACATACGATAACCATAACAAAAAAAGCGTTTGTGGTGTTAGTGTTTTAAATAAAAGAAGCGGAGAGGTTGAGCTCATCCAAAGCTGTAGCGTTATAGTTGCAACTGGTGGATATAGCAGAGTTTTTCATAACTACTCAACAAACTCAGTGGCTTCATGTGGAGATGGAATTGCAGCAGCACTTAGGGCTGGAGCTAGGGCAAGTGATTTGGAGTTTATACAGTTTCATCCAACAGCACTCAAAGGCTCTTCTATCTTAATGTCAGAGAGTGCAAGAGGTGCTGGTGGTTATCTTCTTAACTCAAAGGGCGAGAGGTTTATAAATGAGTTAGCGCCTCGTGATGAGGTCTCACGTGCTATATATGATGAGATGTCAAAGGGTGAGAGTATCTTTTTAGATATCCGTCATTTAGGCTCTGAGTTTATTGAAAAAGAGCTGCCACAAGAGGCAAAACTCTCAAAACTTTATGAGAATATTGACCCTGCATTAGAGCTTATTCCTATAAAGCCAGCAGCGCATTATACGATGGGCGGCATAGATGTTAACAATCGTTCATTAACCAATATTGAGGGGCTTTTTGCTGCTGGAGAGTGCGCAAATCATAGAGTTCATGGAGCAAACAGACTTGGCGGAAATTCACTCTTAGAGATTGTTGTTTTTGGTAAAGTTGCTGGAGAGAGTGCAGCAAAGTTTGCAAAAGAGAGTGATTTTGATACAGATATAAAAGAGTATAAAGAGCCACATGTAGAGAGTTTGGAACTGGTAAAATCTTATACAAATGAGATAAATTTTTATGAAAAATATTCAGAGTTAGCGAAACTGTTTTATCTGCATGTAGGAATAAAAAGAGATAAAGAATCTTTACATAAAGTACTCAAGAGCGTAAAAGAGATTAAGCAGAGTATTCACAAGATGGGTGTAAGTGATAAATCAAAAAAATATAATACAAATCTTATAGAGTTTTTAGAATTTAAAAATATGCTCTTTCTTAGTGAACTTATTTTACTTAGTGCAATACAAAGAGATGAGAGCAGAGGCGCACACTTTAGAGTAGATTCGCAGATGAGTAAAAAAGCATTTGACGTACACACCATAATAGACAAAGATGGAGTAATCAGTTATGAAAATTAATATAAAAAGAGAGAGCTTACATGTAGAGTATGATGTCTCTTTACAAGGGGTAACTCTCTTAGAAGTTTTAAATGAGATAAAATACAAACTCGATGCAACTTTAACCTTTAACAGCGGATGCAGAAGCAGTGTCTGCGGAAGTTGCGCTCTTAGAGTAAATGGCAGAGAAGTTTTGGCATGTTCATATAAAGCAGAGGATGGCGATGTAGTAGAGCCTCTTTTAAATAGCCCAATAGAGCGTGATTTGGTAGTAAATATGGACAAAGCTTATAGTTTTAATGCAAAAGCAAAAGCGTGGCAGAGTAGTTTTGCACAACATGTAAAACTAACAGATGAAGATGAGATGAGAAATGCGCTTCAAAGTGACTGTATTTTGTGTGGTTCATGTTATAGTGCATGCCCAGTTTATGAAGTAAATAAGGAGTTTTTAGGACCTTTTTCACTAACAAGAGTGTGGCGTTATGTAAGTGATAAAAGAGAAGAAAATCCAAAAGGTAAAATTGATAACATCCAAATTAATGGAGTTTGGGATTGCACTTTGTGCAATGCGTGTACCCTTGTTTGTCCTCAAGGGATTTCAAGTAAGGCCGATATAGAAAAACTAAGAGCAAGAAGTGTTATGTTTGGTTATAGCGATTCATCATTTGCTAATTTTGGTGGCGGATTTAGCTTTGATGGGACTCCTAGTTTCTAATTGATTCCATATCTTTTCTATACAAATTGCACAAAGAGAGCTAACTACAAC
Proteins encoded:
- a CDS encoding flagellar hook protein FlgE; the encoded protein is MMIQAFYTGINGIKSHQTSIDVIADNLANTSTLGFRGYTAEFSSLFEKSLSTTADINAGIGLGSRVNAITMNDSVGTLQLSERSTDMAIMGDGWFGIQGEGSPLYTRDGSFTFDRERDLVTADGYYVLGTMGKNINNGVLSEQLAEIPLANVSEQQKLRFPDKLTYPVEPTSEAKFFGNLGVTDNIRVISAKAIDSQSNTNSIRLEFKKSNPQTSPGVQWDVTATAQSSGVKTEYNEQTSETTYLPDEIYDTQKGVVSFDNSGIIISNTLSTVNNNGTPVKIDLGSGFNGLISMDNPFSGSSTSNGTQSGELQGYDINKNAQIVATFSNGMQSAIGSVAVYHFQNDKALERAGGSRFSESTNSGKPIFFKDANGKNIVGTDLSNFKLEGSNVRMEVALTEIIVMQRSYDANSKCITTADQMLQKALSMHR
- the flgE gene encoding flagellar hook protein FlgE, whose translation is MLKSLFAGVSGLQSHQVAMDVESNNIANVNTVGYKYSRANFSDLLAQTRAIATAPQGELGGKNPVQVGLGATVSSMTRIFSQGSVQNSDKNTDVAIQGDGFFIISPDGGNTYKYTRAGDFKFDAGGNFVDNNGFIVQGWLRDRATGFVDATAPITNINIPPGLTTPASPTQHVVIKANLNSGPLVKTYSPAYEVKSYPTGTPLPNPEAIDENGNPIDSGNMGVLFNDSGEAFNLQTGQGIWASFTPTKTAATAGVAAGAVELDITLELDDGTLKQITTNGGLAGNTAADNAARYVSAINAQTSVTGIIATYSGGFINLANSNSDINASHNIRINAVGNANSGLVVGDSATTAYRYQYDPTGAVTVAGGDKKFTTIADLREALENQARAVGNLDADATPDENNIEIKINAQGKFELSNPGGSQDGDYDINLSITGMNANSITGGGITENTKFTRNMEALNATLPAGSTGKAFSQSFNAATHSASIDIFDSLGSKHTLRTEFRKVAVDASTGSSWNMKISVPEPATIDSVAPYNEKTGFVRFNSDGSLATFNPPNVSFTANNGSAANQQVAIKLGTSNSFDGMTSFDSKSATSGISQDGFTGGDLVGIRIDQSGTLIGSFSNGRSFGLAQIGMAKFTNNEGLSTEGGNVYVQTANSGDPIIGTAATAGRGFMQAAALEASNVDLSLALTQLIIIQRGYQANGKTITTSDQLLQTLIGLKQ
- the purT gene encoding formate-dependent phosphoribosylglycinamide formyltransferase, whose product is MLFSAPLKSNSKKIMLLGSGELGREVAIEAQRLGLEVIAVDRYQNAPAHSVAHRSYVVNMQDKDALLEIIYREKPDYILPEIEAISIDALFEAEDKGYNVIPNANAVSKTMNRKNIRTFAAEVLELKTGAYEFVTTKEMLVSAAGRLGFPCVIKPVMSSSGHGQSVARSASDIDASWEIAKEARGDASELIVEAFVDFDYEITMLTARNGKETVFCEPIGHEQRDGDYVFSWQPMQMSEIAKQRAEDMAKKITDGLGGRGLFGVELFIKGDEVYFSEVSPRPHDTGMVTLITQSQSEFALHLRAVLGLPLEFTFYGEGASAAFKSEVHNFSPVIHVDESLFSKNSFVRIFGKPEAHKGRRLAVALVFDKAEQALQRARELITKVKDS
- a CDS encoding D-2-hydroxyacid dehydrogenase; this encodes MKIVILDALTFGDSDLSTFYSLGDTQIFQTTLSSQLQERIKDADVIVTNKVVITDEHMQNTPSLKLICVAATGMNNVDLEGAKKRAIEVKNVSGYSSDSVIQHTFSMLFYLIGHSKYYDNYVKNGSYAKSEIFTDVSRPFFEIKGKKWGIIGLGEIGRGVANIAKTFGAEILYYSTSKKNQNNQYTSVSLDELLKSCDIISIHAPLNENTLNLLDYKELQMCKDGAVILNLGRGGIINEEAVSRIVDERDILFGLDVLSREPIESNNPLLHVKNRDNLYITPHIAWTSIEARKTLIDGVTSNIKSFYEKNK
- a CDS encoding YqaA family protein encodes the protein MAATILPFSSEISFVAALESGMSVKNAMFFASSGNILAIILNYSLGYLLYEKTKTKLLSSKIGRVSYKYGHSYGYVALLFSWLPIIGDPLTLVAGVLRLNFIYFILISASLRVLRYYFLTLML
- a CDS encoding ABC transporter substrate-binding protein — its product is MRYVAALLFCISLYASQKPLDKVSIQLQWLDQFQFAGYYMAQEKGFYKEAGLDVEIKKYGVDIDIVEEVLSRKTTYGIGRSSLVWYNSKGKKITLLSATFQSSPMVLLALKSSNIKSIKDFTDKKIMMTIDALESAPIYAMIRSAQVDDKRVNFVNHSLNFEDLIQKKVDLYAGYSSNEPFMLKEREIDFEVFSPLESGFDFYSDILFTSQEEAEKNPERTKNFKDASIRGWEYAFKNIDETVSIIYEKYNPLKKSKDALKFEALELKKLAYINEIPLGTIEKDKIRRILDVYRIMGLVGSNIDIDEFIFNQDEIFYTQKEREFLKEKKELRVCAISRLLPFSDIKEDKFIGICSDVLNLTKEHVKIPYKIIYASSWEENLKNLKNNRCDILPMGTQRLKKESLLVVSPYYNEQLAVVTKKSQNYIVDIKHIFDKKFVAIKGNPFIEELKIKYPMLNISYVKSLQEGFESVEQGDYYGYIDTLISAAYAFKNISNGNLKISGSFDEKIGVGFGFREDDKELHTIFQKVSKEIKSSDVDNIINKWISVNYIKSIKFEYLQEILSALFLITLLFFYRQHLSNKKNKELEALKNELQLKVKEAIADIQKKDIYMLHKSRLAQMGEMISMVAHQWKQPLSSISALQISLLMTIELEEYDLSDEKQREDFLLYFQERLKKIGKQTQALSMIISDFSDFYKPNKQQELIALNNLVLKAYKLLEDNLQAEEIDLCLELGSKNSVLAYKNEFIQVLLNVINNAREQLSQRNRADAQILIKSYDRDDICILEISDNGGGVDESIKDKIFDPYFSTKFDKNGTGLGLHMSKSIIEQHHGGKIYLQNIENGAKFIIELQASEDKDEK
- a CDS encoding FAD-dependent oxidoreductase, whose protein sequence is MKNRVIIGAGGAGLVAALSAHESGAKVTIITKEYPTRSQTCMAQGGINAALSNVDEDSAELHVQNTLKSAHFLADYEAVNFLCKSAPEAIAWLDSIGVPFSRTKDGKIAQRKLGGASASRACYAQDYTGLKILHTLYDRCVAGGIEFLNERYLLDFITYDNHNKKSVCGVSVLNKRSGEVELIQSCSVIVATGGYSRVFHNYSTNSVASCGDGIAAALRAGARASDLEFIQFHPTALKGSSILMSESARGAGGYLLNSKGERFINELAPRDEVSRAIYDEMSKGESIFLDIRHLGSEFIEKELPQEAKLSKLYENIDPALELIPIKPAAHYTMGGIDVNNRSLTNIEGLFAAGECANHRVHGANRLGGNSLLEIVVFGKVAGESAAKFAKESDFDTDIKEYKEPHVESLELVKSYTNEINFYEKYSELAKLFYLHVGIKRDKESLHKVLKSVKEIKQSIHKMGVSDKSKKYNTNLIEFLEFKNMLFLSELILLSAIQRDESRGAHFRVDSQMSKKAFDVHTIIDKDGVISYEN
- a CDS encoding succinate dehydrogenase/fumarate reductase iron-sulfur subunit, translated to MKINIKRESLHVEYDVSLQGVTLLEVLNEIKYKLDATLTFNSGCRSSVCGSCALRVNGREVLACSYKAEDGDVVEPLLNSPIERDLVVNMDKAYSFNAKAKAWQSSFAQHVKLTDEDEMRNALQSDCILCGSCYSACPVYEVNKEFLGPFSLTRVWRYVSDKREENPKGKIDNIQINGVWDCTLCNACTLVCPQGISSKADIEKLRARSVMFGYSDSSFANFGGGFSFDGTPSF